A single Dunckerocampus dactyliophorus isolate RoL2022-P2 chromosome 2, RoL_Ddac_1.1, whole genome shotgun sequence DNA region contains:
- the LOC129168008 gene encoding galactose-specific lectin nattectin-like — MTGQNSAGSVNEPQLVHKVCPSPWISHDNRCFLYESVDKTWHDAEKHCVAQGGHLASAHSHATIEFFQGLIPRYGVWIGGHKENDVWKWADGSQFDVKPYHENRTHARWQKYHPYDEDCMEQYRFSLLQSSACIYRQAFICQK, encoded by the exons aTGACCGGCCAGAACAGTGCAGGATCAGTGAACGAG CCTCAGCTGGTCCATAAAG TTTGCCCTTCACCATGGATTAGCCATGACAATCGCTGTTTCCTATATGAGAGTGTCGACAAGACATGGCATGATGCTGAG AAGCACTGCGTAGCTCAGGGCGGACACTTGGCCTCAGCTCACAGCCATGCCACGATTGAGTTCTTCCAGGGATTGATTCCTCGGTATGGTGTTTGGATTGGGGGCCACAAAGAG AACGATGTGTGGAAATGGGCGGATGGTTCCCAGTTTGATGTGAAGCCGTATCACGAGAACAGGACACATGCTAGATGGCAAAAATACCACCCCTACGACGAGGATTGTATGGAGCAATATCGCTTTA GTTTACTCCAGAGTTCTGCATGCATTTACAGGCAAGCATTCATTTGTCAGAAGTGA